The following are encoded in a window of Solidesulfovibrio magneticus RS-1 genomic DNA:
- the pyrH gene encoding UMP kinase gives MSKLRFSQVLLKISGEALAGGRPFGIDNQTITNFCREIVSATEKGARISLVIGGGNIFRGVSEQAAGMDRSSADYMGMLATVLNALAVQEGLEKQGLSTRVMSAITMREVCEPYIRRRALHHLDKGRVVICAAGTGNPYFTTDTAAALRAMELKSEAILKGTKVDGVYDKDPAKHADAVKFDELTYMDVLEKRLRVMDTTAISLAMDNNMPIVVFNMFTAGNLSRVLAGEPVGTVVKGGQ, from the coding sequence ATGTCGAAATTGCGGTTTTCCCAGGTTTTGCTTAAGATCAGCGGCGAGGCGTTGGCTGGCGGCCGGCCGTTTGGCATCGACAACCAGACCATCACGAATTTTTGCCGGGAGATCGTGTCGGCAACCGAAAAGGGGGCCAGGATCTCCCTGGTCATCGGCGGCGGCAACATTTTTCGCGGCGTCTCGGAGCAGGCCGCCGGCATGGATCGGTCCTCGGCCGACTACATGGGGATGCTGGCCACGGTGTTAAACGCCCTGGCCGTGCAGGAGGGCCTGGAGAAGCAGGGACTGTCCACCCGCGTCATGTCGGCCATCACCATGCGCGAGGTCTGCGAGCCCTACATCCGCCGCCGCGCCCTGCACCACCTGGACAAGGGCCGGGTGGTGATCTGCGCCGCCGGCACGGGCAATCCGTATTTCACCACGGACACGGCCGCGGCGCTTAGGGCCATGGAACTCAAAAGCGAGGCCATCCTCAAGGGCACCAAGGTCGACGGCGTGTATGACAAGGACCCGGCCAAGCACGCCGACGCCGTGAAATTCGACGAGCTGACCTACATGGACGTGCTGGAAAAGCGGCTGCGGGTCATGGACACCACGGCCATCAGCTTGGCCATGGACAACAACATGCCCATCGTGGTCTTTAATATGTTTACCGCTGGAAATCTGAGCCGGGTGCTGGCCGGCGAACCTGTCGGCACCGTCGTCAAAGGAGGCCAATAA
- the rpsB gene encoding 30S ribosomal protein S2: MPYVTMKQLLETGVHFGHQTRRWNPKMRPFIFGARNGIHIIDLQQTVKLYQKAHDFISNVVAGGGRVIFVGTKRQAQESVKKEAERVGQFSVTNRWMGGMLTNFQTIKKSIDRMKTLERMFEDGSIKRFPKKEIVMMGREVAKLNDNLGGIKHMDRLPQAAFIIDPKREEIAVQECRKLGIPIVAVVDTNCDPDVIDYVIPGNDDAIRAIKLFAASIAEACMEGAAQNKDVEPVADKDEKPEAAPVDEAETATETTGE; the protein is encoded by the coding sequence ATGCCTTACGTTACCATGAAGCAACTGCTTGAGACCGGCGTCCACTTCGGGCACCAGACCCGTCGCTGGAACCCCAAGATGCGCCCGTTCATCTTCGGGGCCAGAAACGGCATTCACATCATCGACCTGCAGCAGACCGTCAAGCTGTACCAGAAGGCCCACGACTTCATTTCCAACGTCGTCGCCGGCGGCGGCCGGGTCATCTTCGTGGGCACCAAGCGCCAGGCCCAGGAGTCGGTGAAAAAGGAAGCCGAGCGCGTCGGCCAGTTTTCCGTCACCAACCGTTGGATGGGCGGCATGCTCACCAACTTCCAGACCATCAAAAAGAGCATCGACCGCATGAAGACCCTCGAACGCATGTTCGAGGACGGCTCCATCAAGCGCTTTCCGAAAAAGGAAATCGTCATGATGGGCCGCGAAGTGGCCAAGCTCAACGATAACCTGGGCGGCATCAAGCACATGGATCGCCTGCCCCAGGCCGCGTTCATCATCGACCCCAAGCGCGAAGAGATCGCCGTGCAGGAATGCCGCAAGCTCGGCATCCCCATCGTGGCCGTGGTGGACACCAACTGCGATCCCGACGTCATCGACTACGTGATCCCGGGCAATGACGACGCCATCCGGGCCATCAAGCTTTTTGCCGCCAGCATCGCGGAAGCCTGCATGGAAGGCGCTGCCCAGAACAAGGACGTCGAGCCGGTTGCGGACAAGGACGAAAAGCCCGAAGCCGCCCCGGTCGATGAAGCCGAAACCGCTACCGAAACCACCGGCGAGTAG
- a CDS encoding response regulator has translation MKILIVDDDQLSQITLRATLAPFGECVCAGNGREGVDLFTLALDDGKPFAVVFMDIQMPVMDGHAALTAIRELERARAVAPGQEAKVVMITCHDDVKNVATSFFRGNATCYFTKPLHLAAMVETLKKESVL, from the coding sequence ATGAAAATTCTCATCGTGGACGATGACCAGCTCTCGCAGATCACCCTGCGGGCCACCCTGGCCCCATTTGGCGAGTGCGTCTGCGCCGGCAACGGCCGCGAGGGCGTGGATCTTTTCACCCTGGCTCTGGACGACGGCAAGCCGTTTGCCGTCGTCTTCATGGACATCCAGATGCCGGTCATGGACGGCCACGCCGCCCTAACCGCCATCCGGGAACTGGAGCGCGCCCGCGCCGTGGCCCCGGGCCAGGAAGCCAAGGTCGTGATGATCACCTGCCATGATGACGTCAAAAACGTGGCCACTTCGTTTTTCCGGGGCAACGCCACCTGCTATTTCACCAAGCCCCTGCATCTGGCCGCCATGGTGGAAACGCTCAAAAAGGAATCCGTGCTGTAG
- a CDS encoding ribonuclease J, with product MTGSPAVTLYPLGGLGEIGLNCMALVSGDSMIVVDCGLMFPDDSLFGIDVVIPRFDFILQNRDKLKGIVLTHGHEDHIGALPWLMRSCDAPLYASSFTLALAGKKLEEHGLKEFTTCVPVSAGDTVTLGDFKVTFFPVCHSIVHGFALGIETPAGRIVHTGDFKIDRNPLDGHATDLDAIKRFSGDGAMLLLSDSTNAEREGFALTEREIKAALGDIFATCSGRIVVTLFSSHIQRMQEIYDLAHATGRKVAVSGKSLFTNIEIARELKHLRVPPGTEATLEELASLPDAQVVLLVTGSQGEPLSALSRLAYGEHRQVKIQKGDTVILSSRFIPGNIRAITRLINRLYKLGAEVLYERVQAIHASGHAHADELRLMLKTVSPKFFIPIHGEYRHLVKHARIAVSCGVAPERALVIEDGQPVTFAEGLIRLEDAIPVEHIYVDGKGVGDVGVTVLKERQLLAGEGLVIVVLVVDEKSGELTFGPNILSKGFVFEQHYSHVLEDAKCIVLDIYENVPPGQSDLLKERIRSALRRFFRKILERDPVVVPLVITL from the coding sequence ATGACAGGCTCCCCCGCCGTGACCCTCTATCCCTTGGGCGGCCTCGGCGAAATCGGGCTTAACTGCATGGCCCTGGTTTCCGGCGATTCCATGATCGTCGTGGACTGCGGACTCATGTTTCCCGACGACTCCCTTTTCGGCATCGACGTGGTCATTCCGCGTTTCGATTTCATTTTGCAAAACCGCGACAAACTCAAAGGCATCGTGCTGACCCACGGCCACGAGGACCATATCGGCGCGCTGCCGTGGCTCATGCGCAGCTGCGACGCGCCGCTGTACGCCTCAAGTTTCACCCTGGCCCTGGCCGGCAAGAAGCTCGAAGAGCACGGGCTTAAGGAATTCACCACCTGCGTGCCGGTTTCGGCCGGCGACACGGTGACCCTGGGCGATTTCAAGGTCACCTTCTTTCCGGTGTGCCACTCCATCGTCCACGGCTTTGCCCTGGGCATCGAAACTCCGGCCGGGCGCATCGTCCACACCGGGGATTTCAAGATCGACCGCAATCCCCTGGACGGCCACGCCACCGACCTCGACGCCATCAAGCGGTTTTCCGGGGACGGGGCCATGCTGCTGCTCTCCGACTCCACCAACGCCGAGCGCGAGGGGTTCGCGCTCACCGAGCGCGAGATCAAGGCCGCCCTGGGCGATATTTTCGCCACCTGTTCCGGCCGCATCGTGGTGACGCTTTTTTCCAGCCACATCCAGCGGATGCAGGAGATCTACGATCTGGCCCACGCCACCGGCCGCAAGGTGGCGGTCTCGGGCAAGAGCCTTTTCACCAACATCGAGATCGCCCGGGAACTGAAACACCTTCGTGTCCCTCCCGGAACCGAGGCGACCCTTGAGGAACTGGCCAGTCTGCCCGACGCACAGGTGGTGCTGCTGGTCACCGGCTCCCAGGGCGAGCCGCTCTCGGCGCTGTCCCGGTTGGCTTACGGCGAACACCGGCAGGTGAAGATCCAAAAAGGCGACACCGTCATCCTGTCCTCGCGCTTCATTCCGGGCAACATCCGGGCCATCACCCGGCTCATCAACCGCCTCTACAAGCTCGGGGCCGAGGTGCTCTACGAGCGGGTCCAGGCCATCCACGCCTCGGGCCATGCCCATGCCGACGAGCTGCGGCTCATGCTCAAGACCGTTTCGCCCAAGTTTTTCATTCCCATCCACGGCGAATACCGCCATCTGGTCAAGCACGCCCGCATCGCCGTGTCCTGCGGCGTGGCCCCGGAACGGGCCCTGGTCATCGAGGACGGCCAGCCCGTGACCTTCGCCGAGGGCCTCATCCGCCTGGAGGACGCCATCCCGGTGGAGCACATCTATGTCGACGGCAAGGGCGTGGGCGACGTGGGCGTCACCGTGCTCAAGGAACGCCAGCTCTTGGCCGGCGAGGGGCTGGTCATCGTGGTGCTGGTGGTGGACGAGAAATCCGGCGAGCTGACCTTTGGCCCCAACATCCTGTCCAAGGGGTTCGTCTTCGAACAGCACTACAGCCACGTGCTGGAAGACGCCAAATGCATCGTGCTCGACATCTACGAAAACGTGCCGCCCGGCCAGTCCGATCTGCTCAAGGAGCGCATCCGCTCCGCCTTGCGGCGGTTTTTCCGCAAGATCCTGGAACGCGACCCGGTGGTCGTGCCCCTGGTCATCACCCTGTGA
- a CDS encoding fumarylacetoacetate hydrolase family protein, whose product MKVLRVRHGDAAFYAQLLMEQNAVRCLDKTLGLDAPIPLAEVAVLAPVTPSKVVCAAGNFRDRLREMGRDPSDGPMLFLKPPSAVIGSGQAIVLPRASARVEAECELALVMGRACRNVAPADVPKHLFGLACANDVTAVDLRQRDETLGRAKGYDTFAPIGPWIETELGDPASLTLRLLINGQTVQTGSCADMAVGPFELVSFVSSVMTLLPGDVILAGSPARPCPLTPGDEARVEIDGVGVLINPVRAEGEAAPLQ is encoded by the coding sequence ATGAAGGTCTTGCGGGTGCGCCATGGCGACGCCGCCTTTTATGCCCAGCTGCTCATGGAGCAAAACGCCGTGCGCTGCCTGGACAAGACCCTTGGCCTGGACGCGCCCATCCCCCTGGCCGAGGTGGCGGTGCTGGCCCCGGTGACGCCCTCCAAGGTGGTCTGCGCCGCCGGCAATTTCCGCGACCGGCTGCGCGAGATGGGACGCGACCCGTCCGACGGGCCCATGCTCTTCTTGAAGCCGCCCTCGGCCGTCATCGGTTCGGGCCAGGCCATCGTGCTGCCGCGGGCCTCGGCCCGGGTCGAGGCCGAATGCGAGCTGGCCCTGGTCATGGGCCGGGCCTGCCGCAACGTGGCTCCGGCCGACGTGCCCAAGCATCTTTTCGGCCTGGCCTGCGCCAACGACGTCACGGCCGTGGACCTGCGCCAGCGCGACGAGACCCTGGGCCGGGCCAAGGGCTACGACACCTTCGCCCCCATCGGCCCCTGGATCGAGACCGAGCTCGGCGATCCGGCGAGCCTGACCCTGCGCCTGCTCATAAACGGCCAGACCGTGCAGACGGGGTCCTGCGCCGACATGGCCGTGGGGCCTTTCGAGCTGGTGAGCTTCGTCTCCTCGGTGATGACCCTTCTGCCCGGCGACGTGATCCTGGCCGGTTCGCCGGCGAGGCCGTGTCCGCTTACCCCTGGCGACGAGGCCCGGGTGGAGATCGACGGGGTGGGGGTGCTCATCAACCCGGTGCGGGCCGAAGGCGAGGCCGCGCCCCTGCAGTAG
- the tsf gene encoding translation elongation factor Ts, with translation MSAISAASVKALRDKTGAGMMDCKKALGECNGDEEKAVAWLREKGLSKAQKRAGRATSEGVIGSYIHSNGKLGVMVEIKCETDFVARSERFLEFAKNVAMQIAAANPVCVTPEEVPADLLAKEREIFKNQAMEEGKPEAIAEKIVDGRVKKLYKEICLLEQPFIKDDKVTIKDLMNELVGVIGENVQIGRFSRMALGEDA, from the coding sequence ATGTCGGCTATTTCCGCTGCCAGCGTGAAGGCCCTGCGCGACAAGACCGGCGCGGGCATGATGGATTGCAAGAAGGCTCTTGGCGAGTGCAACGGCGATGAAGAAAAGGCTGTTGCCTGGCTGCGCGAGAAGGGGCTGTCCAAGGCCCAGAAGCGTGCCGGCCGCGCCACCTCGGAAGGGGTGATCGGCTCCTACATCCACTCCAACGGCAAGCTCGGCGTCATGGTCGAGATCAAGTGCGAGACCGACTTCGTCGCCCGCTCCGAGCGCTTCCTGGAGTTCGCGAAAAACGTGGCCATGCAGATCGCCGCGGCCAACCCGGTGTGCGTGACCCCCGAGGAAGTGCCGGCCGACCTGCTGGCCAAGGAACGCGAGATCTTCAAGAACCAGGCCATGGAAGAGGGCAAGCCCGAAGCCATCGCCGAGAAGATCGTCGATGGACGGGTCAAGAAGCTCTACAAGGAAATCTGCCTGTTGGAGCAGCCGTTTATCAAAGACGACAAGGTCACCATCAAGGACCTGATGAACGAACTCGTCGGCGTCATCGGCGAGAACGTCCAGATCGGACGCTTTAGCCGCATGGCCCTGGGCGAGGACGCCTAG
- a CDS encoding nuclear transport factor 2 family protein: MPSPLPQPVADYFAASNASDLLRLERCFADNAVVRDEGREHHGPKAIADWHAQTKQQYRYKTEVLDSRGHSDAVTVKTRVAGDFPGSPVELEQRFCLSPEGITALEIKPCQ, encoded by the coding sequence ACTATTTCGCGGCCAGCAACGCCTCGGATTTACTTCGGCTCGAACGCTGTTTTGCCGATAACGCCGTGGTGCGCGACGAAGGCCGGGAACACCACGGCCCCAAGGCCATCGCCGACTGGCACGCCCAAACGAAACAGCAATACCGCTATAAAACCGAAGTCCTCGACAGCCGGGGCCACAGCGACGCCGTGACCGTCAAGACGCGGGTCGCCGGCGACTTCCCCGGCAGCCCCGTCGAGCTGGAACAGCGTTTTTGCCTGTCGCCCGAGGGCATCACAGCACTGGAGATCAAACCATGTCAATGA
- the frr gene encoding ribosome recycling factor translates to MQTVLKDAEDRMKKALAALDKEFSRLRTGRATTSLLDGVRVDYYGTATQLDQLASVATPDSRTITIQPWDRKAFADIEKAILKSGLGLTPVNDGKIIRISIPPLTEDRRKDLVKVAKKYVEEAKVAMRNVRRDANELLKKKKNDKAISEDDQRKGQDDVQKLTDNYIVKTDEAFSKKEKEIMEI, encoded by the coding sequence ATGCAGACCGTGCTCAAGGACGCTGAAGATCGGATGAAAAAGGCGCTGGCCGCCCTGGACAAGGAGTTCTCCCGTCTGCGCACCGGACGGGCCACGACTTCGCTCCTCGACGGCGTGCGCGTGGACTATTACGGCACCGCGACCCAGCTCGACCAGCTGGCCTCGGTGGCCACCCCCGACAGCCGCACCATCACCATCCAGCCCTGGGACCGCAAGGCCTTTGCCGACATCGAAAAGGCCATCCTCAAGTCGGGCCTGGGACTGACGCCGGTCAACGACGGCAAGATCATCCGTATTTCCATTCCGCCTCTGACCGAGGACCGCCGCAAGGATCTGGTCAAGGTGGCCAAGAAGTACGTCGAGGAAGCCAAGGTGGCCATGCGCAACGTGCGTCGCGACGCCAACGAGCTGCTGAAAAAAAAGAAGAACGACAAGGCCATCAGCGAGGACGATCAGCGCAAGGGCCAGGACGACGTGCAAAAGCTCACCGACAACTACATCGTCAAAACCGATGAGGCCTTTTCCAAGAAGGAAAAGGAAATCATGGAGATCTAG
- a CDS encoding isoamylase early set domain-containing protein: protein MSLKKKPLKSKPVCKVTFALTKEQAKNASGVHLVGEFNDWDVAAAPMRRQKDGSFSATLDLPAGREYQFRYLIDGEVWISDPEADKYAFSPFGDCENSVVVV from the coding sequence ATGTCGCTGAAAAAAAAGCCGCTCAAAAGCAAGCCCGTGTGCAAGGTGACATTCGCCTTGACCAAGGAACAGGCCAAGAACGCCTCCGGCGTCCATCTTGTCGGCGAATTCAACGACTGGGACGTGGCCGCCGCGCCCATGCGCCGCCAGAAGGACGGCTCGTTTTCCGCCACCCTCGACCTGCCCGCCGGCCGCGAATACCAGTTCCGTTATCTGATTGACGGAGAAGTCTGGATCAGCGACCCCGAGGCCGACAAATACGCCTTCAGCCCCTTTGGCGACTGCGAAAATTCCGTGGTCGTGGTCTAG
- the uppS gene encoding polyprenyl diphosphate synthase, whose translation MDGNGRWATMRGLPRSEGHRAGVESARGIVTRCRELGIEHLTLYTFSKENWGRPADEIKFLFDLLVRFLTKELDTLLAQSIRFKVLGELDELPLAARTVLSRVIAKTAHCEAMTLNLALNYSGREEILRACRRLAAKGLASEAVTEEALAAELYTAGQPDPDLIIRTSGEMRLSGYLLWQSAYSEFAFPETLWPDFTPACLDAILADYCNRTRRFGLTGEQIQA comes from the coding sequence ATGGACGGCAACGGCCGCTGGGCCACCATGCGCGGGCTGCCGCGCAGCGAGGGACACCGGGCCGGCGTGGAGTCGGCCCGGGGTATCGTCACGCGCTGTCGCGAGCTCGGCATCGAACACCTGACGCTCTACACCTTCTCCAAGGAAAACTGGGGCCGGCCGGCCGACGAGATCAAATTCCTCTTCGACCTGCTCGTGCGTTTTCTGACCAAGGAACTCGACACGCTTTTGGCCCAGTCCATCCGCTTCAAGGTGCTTGGCGAGCTGGACGAGCTGCCCCTGGCCGCGCGCACGGTGTTGTCCCGGGTCATCGCCAAGACGGCCCACTGCGAGGCCATGACGCTCAATCTGGCGCTCAACTATTCCGGGCGCGAGGAGATCCTGCGGGCCTGCCGCCGTTTGGCGGCCAAGGGCCTGGCTTCCGAGGCCGTCACCGAGGAGGCCCTGGCCGCCGAGCTCTACACCGCCGGCCAGCCCGACCCTGACCTCATCATCCGCACCAGCGGCGAGATGCGTCTGTCCGGCTATCTGCTGTGGCAGTCGGCCTACAGCGAATTTGCTTTTCCCGAGACGCTGTGGCCGGACTTCACCCCGGCCTGTCTTGACGCCATCCTCGCCGACTACTGCAATCGCACGCGCCGTTTCGGCCTGACCGGCGAACAGATCCAAGCCTAG
- a CDS encoding glycosyltransferase — translation MDFRHRTATGQASHGGRTPKRAKPLKRLAKARRARDKPPPAMAARIRNVCLIHSSLGPAFAGLGIAATNLDPPAGVVSLPQLLAGLPEPPDCVIHQEHLGKRVILTDVEAAPCPILFWARDPHLNGFWQRHYARLFDAVASTQPQQQAVPLSEAGLPRTAWITWNGTVRPFVPFADRRHELAFVGRITPHRRRRTWFAEHLAAAGLVPCQDAHGPALAAVYDDARACPNECIAGEVNQRLFEAASSGCPPVTERQPPGVETLFVPGREALYYGDVLELDEHIRFLAGHPEAAEAMGRAAHAAVADRHLPRHRAQALLALAEAAAASPGRPAAGPQAREALALTLFALWRAEHLPLGAPEIWERLSAAPPTPAVAAALLHTAAGLGSRDLYAHLAGACLARPDLRATPHVAAVACLAGYRLGDPEAARRAYAAFVGATGKARAARLDDPFDALVFFAAALEGDNRDAAPGTTFDPKKLVPDNAAECLIAAKLLRPEALEPDRRLAAILRRHPGSQAERVGLLSNLSLHRPGDWSLGLELALANLAAFRREPGVEEALVAAEAAMAQGQAARFARRLAAADPAGRLAAVLAGRGMALPAAQDGP, via the coding sequence GTGGATTTCCGACACAGGACGGCAACCGGCCAGGCCAGCCACGGCGGCCGGACGCCCAAACGGGCCAAACCGCTCAAACGTCTCGCCAAGGCCCGCCGGGCGCGGGACAAACCTCCCCCAGCCATGGCCGCCCGGATACGCAACGTCTGCCTCATCCACTCCTCCTTGGGCCCGGCCTTTGCCGGGCTGGGCATCGCCGCAACCAATCTCGACCCGCCGGCCGGCGTCGTCAGCCTGCCGCAGCTCCTGGCCGGACTGCCCGAGCCGCCGGACTGCGTCATCCACCAGGAGCACCTGGGCAAACGGGTCATCCTGACCGATGTCGAGGCCGCCCCATGCCCGATCCTTTTCTGGGCCCGCGATCCGCACCTCAATGGCTTCTGGCAACGCCATTATGCCCGGCTTTTTGACGCCGTCGCCTCCACCCAGCCCCAGCAGCAGGCCGTCCCTTTGTCCGAAGCCGGATTGCCACGCACGGCCTGGATCACCTGGAACGGCACGGTTCGGCCCTTTGTGCCCTTTGCCGACCGCCGCCACGAGCTGGCCTTCGTGGGCCGCATCACCCCCCATCGCCGCCGCCGGACCTGGTTCGCCGAACATCTGGCCGCCGCCGGGCTTGTCCCCTGCCAGGACGCCCACGGCCCGGCCCTGGCCGCCGTCTACGACGACGCCCGGGCCTGCCCCAACGAGTGCATCGCCGGCGAAGTCAACCAACGGCTGTTCGAAGCCGCTTCCAGCGGCTGCCCGCCGGTGACCGAACGCCAGCCGCCCGGCGTGGAGACGCTGTTCGTCCCGGGACGCGAGGCGCTGTACTACGGCGACGTGCTGGAACTCGACGAGCATATTCGCTTCCTGGCCGGCCATCCCGAAGCGGCCGAGGCCATGGGCCGGGCCGCCCACGCCGCCGTGGCCGACCGCCACCTGCCCCGCCACCGGGCCCAGGCCCTGCTTGCGCTGGCCGAGGCAGCCGCCGCCTCGCCGGGCAGACCGGCCGCCGGCCCCCAGGCCCGGGAGGCCCTGGCCCTGACCCTTTTCGCCCTGTGGCGGGCGGAGCATCTGCCCCTTGGCGCCCCGGAAATCTGGGAACGCCTGTCTGCCGCCCCGCCCACGCCCGCCGTGGCCGCCGCCCTGCTCCACACCGCCGCCGGGCTGGGCAGCCGGGATCTCTACGCCCACCTGGCCGGAGCCTGCCTGGCCCGGCCGGATCTGCGGGCAACCCCCCATGTGGCCGCCGTGGCCTGCCTGGCCGGCTACCGGCTTGGCGACCCCGAGGCCGCCCGCCGGGCCTACGCCGCCTTTGTGGGCGCGACCGGCAAGGCCCGGGCCGCCCGCCTCGACGACCCCTTCGACGCCCTGGTCTTTTTCGCCGCCGCCCTGGAAGGCGACAACCGCGACGCCGCCCCGGGCACGACCTTTGACCCCAAAAAGCTTGTGCCGGACAACGCCGCCGAATGCCTGATCGCGGCCAAGCTGCTGCGCCCCGAGGCCCTGGAGCCCGACCGCCGGCTGGCCGCCATCCTGCGCCGCCATCCCGGCTCCCAGGCCGAACGGGTGGGCTTGCTCTCCAATCTCTCCCTTCACCGCCCCGGCGACTGGTCCCTGGGCCTGGAACTGGCCCTGGCCAATCTGGCCGCCTTTCGCCGCGAGCCAGGCGTCGAGGAAGCCCTGGTCGCCGCCGAGGCGGCCATGGCCCAAGGGCAGGCGGCCCGGTTCGCCCGCCGGCTGGCCGCCGCCGATCCGGCCGGACGCCTGGCCGCCGTCCTGGCCGGGCGCGGCATGGCCCTGCCCGCCGCGCAGGATGGGCCATGA
- a CDS encoding SDR family oxidoreductase: MSMNLELAGKRALVTSATKGIGAAVAQALRQAGADVLAVARTRPESLSPDAFVAADLTTPQGCADLARAVAERWQAVDVLVHVLGGSSAPPGGFAVLDDEVWQRELDLNLMAAVRLDRALLPAMITQGSGVVIHVTSIQDRLPLPDSTTAYAAAKAALSTYSKSLSKELAPKGIRVVRVSPGWVETEAAVALAHRLADQAGTDYEGGKRIIMQALGGIPLGRPAKPAEVANLVVFLASPLAAAITGTEYVIDGGTIPTA; this comes from the coding sequence ATGTCAATGAACCTGGAACTGGCCGGAAAACGCGCCCTGGTGACCTCCGCCACCAAAGGCATCGGCGCGGCCGTCGCCCAAGCCCTCCGGCAGGCCGGGGCCGACGTGCTTGCCGTCGCCCGGACCCGGCCCGAGAGCTTGTCCCCGGACGCCTTTGTCGCCGCCGATCTGACGACCCCCCAAGGCTGCGCCGACCTCGCCCGGGCCGTGGCCGAACGGTGGCAGGCCGTCGATGTCCTGGTCCATGTGCTCGGCGGTTCCTCGGCCCCGCCTGGCGGCTTCGCCGTCCTGGACGACGAGGTCTGGCAACGGGAACTCGACCTGAACCTCATGGCCGCCGTGCGCCTCGACCGCGCCCTGCTCCCGGCCATGATCACCCAGGGCTCCGGCGTCGTCATCCACGTGACCTCCATCCAGGACCGTCTGCCCTTGCCCGATTCCACCACCGCCTACGCCGCCGCCAAGGCCGCCCTGTCCACCTACAGCAAAAGCCTATCCAAGGAACTCGCCCCCAAGGGCATCCGCGTCGTGCGGGTGTCGCCCGGCTGGGTGGAGACCGAAGCCGCCGTCGCCCTGGCCCATCGCTTGGCCGACCAAGCCGGCACGGACTACGAGGGTGGCAAACGGATCATCATGCAGGCTCTGGGCGGCATCCCCCTGGGCCGGCCGGCCAAGCCAGCGGAGGTGGCCAACCTCGTCGTCTTCCTGGCTTCCCCCCTGGCCGCCGCCATCACCGGAACCGAGTATGTCATCGACGGCGGAACCATTCCGACCGCATAA
- a CDS encoding DUF1330 domain-containing protein: MPAYLLFIRERLRDQAQYAVYKDTVPAAMQGHDATARAVYGLCETLEGPEAQGVVILEFASMAAARDFYHRPAYQEASRARHLGCDYRVILTEGL, translated from the coding sequence ATGCCCGCGTATTTGCTCTTCATTCGGGAACGGCTGCGGGACCAGGCACAGTACGCCGTTTACAAGGACACGGTCCCGGCCGCCATGCAAGGCCATGACGCCACGGCTCGCGCCGTCTACGGCTTGTGCGAAACCCTGGAAGGTCCCGAGGCCCAAGGCGTCGTCATCCTGGAATTCGCCTCCATGGCGGCGGCGCGCGACTTCTACCACAGACCGGCCTACCAGGAGGCAAGCCGCGCCCGACACCTGGGCTGCGACTACCGCGTCATCCTGACCGAAGGCCTCTAA
- a CDS encoding lysophospholipid acyltransferase family protein codes for MRAVLFKLAVVPLTLFFSSLCWLTARLGRDGRVSHFLECLWAKSLVGAAGIRIEADLSALDPGQAYIFMANHQSHMDIPILFAALSGWNFRFLAKESLFQIPVFGPAMRRMGHVAIDRGNRRKAMESIQEAVDLVSRGIGLLVFPEGTRSMDYSKLQDFKTGGMIVALKCQAQVAPLVLEGSGGVLPKHGRRLTPGVVRLRALPPFDAAALYTLKERENFKNDLWDRMDAAYQEMRA; via the coding sequence ATGCGAGCTGTGCTGTTCAAACTGGCGGTTGTGCCGCTGACGTTGTTTTTTTCCAGCCTGTGCTGGCTGACCGCGCGCCTGGGCCGCGACGGCCGGGTGTCCCATTTTCTGGAGTGCCTGTGGGCCAAAAGCCTCGTGGGGGCGGCCGGCATCCGGATCGAAGCCGACCTGTCGGCCCTTGATCCCGGCCAAGCGTACATTTTCATGGCCAACCATCAAAGCCACATGGACATCCCGATCCTCTTCGCCGCGCTGTCGGGCTGGAACTTCCGTTTCCTGGCCAAGGAGAGCCTGTTTCAGATTCCGGTCTTCGGCCCGGCCATGCGCCGCATGGGCCATGTGGCCATCGACCGGGGCAACCGGCGCAAGGCCATGGAATCCATTCAGGAAGCCGTCGACCTTGTTTCCCGGGGGATCGGCCTGTTGGTCTTTCCCGAAGGCACCCGGTCCATGGATTATTCCAAGCTCCAGGATTTTAAGACCGGCGGCATGATCGTGGCGCTCAAGTGCCAGGCCCAGGTGGCCCCGTTGGTGCTTGAGGGGTCCGGGGGCGTGCTGCCCAAGCACGGCCGCCGGCTGACCCCGGGCGTGGTGCGGCTGCGGGCCCTGCCCCCCTTTGACGCCGCCGCCCTGTATACGCTCAAGGAGCGTGAAAATTTCAAAAACGACCTCTGGGACCGCATGGACGCGGCCTATCAGGAGATGCGCGCATGA